In one Flavobacteriales bacterium genomic region, the following are encoded:
- a CDS encoding DoxX family protein, with the protein MRALVLLSRLIVGSLFIVSGLIKANDPLGFSYKLEEYFAESALNLPFLEPYALTLAVLACLAEVVLGFAVLFGGRLRLAAVALFVLTVFFGWLTLYTATCDPQATYTVVVNGVTEERSVTCVTDCGCFGDAMKGSIGRSLTPWESFYKDAILFVFILPILAYAFRRKETAWNSRIDDLILLPGGLLLVAVWSWIFTWWGPVWFTLAGFLGYAVIKRGMQGVRAEWITAAWVSLITLAFTGWCYTHLPVRDYRPYAVGKSILQQMQEAKPPVNKVFLSYRNTATGEVKEYDTSGPYPWDDPAYELVENSNRVVEVEPGIQSQVQDFRLTDRDDYDLTADVLNEPSPILLVTAYNLRKTDTGNMAAIARLAQEAQAAGWYVYGITTNSWEEVEEFRHAHQLPFEFVRCDEKVIKTMVRANPGVMVLQNGGVKGIWHGNHAPTLTEAQAVLSR; encoded by the coding sequence ATGCGCGCCTTGGTACTGCTATCACGCCTCATCGTCGGGTCCTTGTTCATCGTCAGCGGCCTCATCAAGGCCAACGATCCGCTGGGATTCTCCTACAAGCTGGAGGAGTACTTCGCCGAGAGCGCGCTCAACCTCCCCTTCCTGGAGCCTTATGCGCTGACCCTGGCCGTCCTGGCCTGCCTTGCGGAAGTGGTGCTGGGCTTCGCTGTCCTGTTCGGCGGAAGGCTCCGGCTCGCCGCCGTGGCCCTCTTCGTCCTCACCGTCTTCTTCGGCTGGCTCACCCTCTACACCGCCACATGCGACCCGCAGGCCACCTACACGGTGGTCGTGAATGGGGTGACCGAGGAGCGGAGCGTTACCTGCGTCACGGATTGCGGCTGCTTCGGCGATGCCATGAAGGGCAGCATCGGCCGCAGCCTCACCCCTTGGGAGAGCTTCTACAAGGATGCCATCCTCTTCGTGTTCATCCTTCCCATCCTCGCCTACGCCTTCCGGCGCAAGGAGACGGCCTGGAACAGCAGGATTGATGACCTGATCCTCCTTCCCGGGGGATTGCTGCTGGTGGCGGTCTGGAGCTGGATCTTCACCTGGTGGGGGCCGGTCTGGTTCACGCTGGCCGGCTTCCTGGGCTATGCGGTCATCAAGCGCGGCATGCAAGGCGTCCGCGCCGAATGGATCACCGCTGCATGGGTGTCCCTCATCACGCTGGCCTTCACCGGCTGGTGCTACACCCACCTGCCCGTGCGTGACTACCGTCCATACGCGGTGGGGAAGAGCATCCTTCAGCAGATGCAGGAGGCCAAGCCTCCAGTGAACAAGGTTTTCCTGAGCTACCGCAACACCGCCACCGGCGAAGTGAAGGAATACGACACCAGCGGACCCTACCCGTGGGACGACCCCGCCTATGAGCTCGTTGAGAACAGCAACCGCGTGGTGGAAGTGGAGCCGGGCATCCAATCGCAGGTGCAGGACTTCCGGCTCACGGACCGCGATGACTACGACCTTACCGCGGATGTGCTCAATGAGCCATCGCCGATCCTGCTGGTCACCGCCTACAACCTGCGGAAGACGGACACGGGCAACATGGCTGCCATCGCCCGGTTGGCACAGGAGGCGCAGGCGGCCGGATGGTACGTGTATGGCATCACCACCAACAGCTGGGAGGAGGTGGAGGAGTTCCGCCACGCGCATCAGCTGCCCTTCGAATTCGTGCGGTGCGATGAGAAGGTGATCAAGACCATGGTGCGCGCCAACCCCGGGGTGATGGTGCTCCAGAACGGCGGCGTGAAGGGCATCTGGCACGGCAATCATGCACCCACCCTGACCGAGGCCCAGGCGGTGCTGAGTCGTTGA
- the tpiA gene encoding triose-phosphate isomerase, protein MRTIVAGNWKMNTDRDSAAALLAAMVEASDAFPRHVDAIVAPPFPFLEMAVRLCAGTRIAVAAQNCHQADKGAFTGEVSAAMLRSLGVQACIVGHSERRQYFGESDALIAEKVRALLAAGITPILCCGERREERESGRHFDVVTEQLKGALDGIDEALTARLIIAYEPVWAIGTGLTATKEQAQEMHARIRALLRTHAPTAAEALPLLYGGSCNPANAEGIFGQPDVNGGLIGGASLDAGQFTELVGIAGRCKP, encoded by the coding sequence ATGCGCACCATCGTTGCCGGAAACTGGAAGATGAATACCGACCGGGACAGCGCCGCGGCGCTGCTCGCGGCCATGGTGGAGGCATCGGATGCCTTCCCGCGCCATGTGGACGCCATCGTGGCCCCTCCGTTCCCTTTCCTGGAGATGGCCGTTCGTCTGTGCGCCGGCACACGCATCGCCGTGGCGGCGCAGAATTGCCATCAGGCGGACAAGGGGGCATTCACCGGTGAGGTGAGCGCCGCTATGCTCCGCAGCCTGGGGGTGCAGGCCTGCATCGTAGGCCACAGCGAGCGGCGCCAGTACTTCGGGGAGTCCGATGCCTTGATCGCGGAAAAGGTGCGGGCGCTGCTGGCGGCAGGCATCACGCCCATCCTCTGCTGCGGTGAGCGGAGGGAGGAGCGCGAGAGCGGCCGCCATTTCGACGTGGTGACAGAACAGCTGAAGGGGGCCTTGGATGGTATCGATGAGGCCCTTACGGCGCGATTGATCATCGCCTATGAGCCGGTTTGGGCGATCGGCACAGGGCTCACGGCCACCAAGGAGCAGGCGCAGGAAATGCACGCACGCATCAGGGCGCTGCTGCGCACGCATGCCCCCACCGCGGCGGAGGCCTTGCCGCTGCTCTATGGCGGCAGCTGCAACCCGGCCAATGCCGAGGGCATCTTCGGGCAGCCCGACGTGAATGGGGGGCTCATCGGCGGCGCCTCGCTCGATGCCGGCCAATTCACGGAGCTGGTCGGCATCGCGGGCCGGTGCAAGCCCTAG
- a CDS encoding DegT/DnrJ/EryC1/StrS family aminotransferase has product MPPIGDDRMIPFSPPRIDDRTVKAVEEALRSGWITTGPRTKEFERQLAAYCGVERVLALNSWTNACELVLRWYGIGPGDEVIVPAYTYCATANIVMHVGAKPVLVDVLDDFTIDPEAVRKAITHRTKCIIPVDIGGLPAQVGRIMRIAEEACGLFTPKVNLRVDGTNPQMRLGRALVLADAAHSFGARIAGQPVGGQADITGFSFHAVKNLTTAEGGALAFHLPEPFSSEELYRYFNVLSLHGQSKDALAKNQPGAWRYDVEFPGYKCNMTDLQAAIGLVELGRYDGETLPRRKAICARYHAAFAGDDRFVAPVLADEGREGSYHLYMLRIATASEEQRDATIAAIAKRGVSVNVHFIPLPLLSLYKGQGYLIGDFPSTYRQYSREISLPVYFDLTDDQVDEVVKAVKESVREVMG; this is encoded by the coding sequence ATGCCACCCATCGGCGATGACCGTATGATCCCCTTCTCACCGCCGCGCATCGACGACCGCACCGTGAAGGCGGTAGAGGAGGCCCTGCGCAGCGGCTGGATCACCACGGGGCCGCGCACCAAGGAGTTCGAGCGGCAGCTGGCCGCGTATTGCGGCGTGGAACGAGTGCTGGCGCTCAACAGCTGGACGAACGCCTGCGAGCTCGTGCTGCGCTGGTACGGCATCGGCCCCGGCGACGAGGTCATCGTGCCGGCCTATACCTATTGCGCCACCGCCAACATCGTGATGCACGTGGGCGCAAAGCCGGTGCTGGTGGACGTGCTGGATGACTTCACCATCGACCCGGAAGCCGTGCGGAAGGCCATCACCCATCGCACCAAGTGCATCATTCCGGTGGATATCGGAGGCCTGCCTGCGCAAGTGGGCCGCATCATGCGGATCGCAGAGGAGGCCTGCGGGCTCTTCACGCCCAAGGTGAACCTGCGCGTGGATGGAACCAACCCCCAGATGCGCTTGGGACGGGCGCTGGTGCTGGCAGACGCAGCGCATTCCTTCGGGGCGCGCATCGCCGGCCAGCCGGTGGGCGGCCAGGCGGACATCACCGGATTCAGTTTCCATGCCGTGAAGAACCTGACCACGGCTGAGGGCGGTGCGCTGGCCTTTCACCTGCCGGAGCCCTTCAGCAGCGAGGAGCTCTATCGGTACTTCAATGTCCTGAGCCTCCACGGCCAGAGCAAGGATGCCCTGGCCAAGAATCAACCCGGCGCGTGGCGCTACGATGTGGAGTTCCCGGGCTACAAGTGCAACATGACCGACCTGCAGGCGGCCATCGGCCTGGTGGAGCTGGGGCGGTACGATGGCGAGACCCTGCCCAGGCGGAAGGCCATCTGTGCGCGGTACCATGCCGCCTTCGCCGGTGACGACCGCTTCGTGGCCCCGGTGCTCGCCGATGAGGGGCGCGAGGGCAGCTATCATCTTTACATGCTCCGCATCGCAACGGCCTCCGAGGAACAGCGTGATGCCACCATCGCGGCCATCGCCAAGCGCGGGGTGAGCGTGAATGTCCACTTCATCCCCTTGCCGCTGCTGAGTCTCTACAAGGGCCAGGGCTACCTCATCGGCGATTTCCCGAGCACCTATCGGCAGTACAGCCGCGAGATCAGCCTGCCGGTGTACTTCGACCTCACGGACGATCAGGTGGACGAGGTGGTGAAGGCGGTGAAGGAGTCGGTGCGGGAGGTGATGGGCTGA
- a CDS encoding iron-containing alcohol dehydrogenase family protein, with protein sequence MQLFRNFKSVTKTCYGRGSFGKLGEILEPHRGAGKGFMVFLVDHYFEGKADLIARIPKQAEDELIFCSTKREPSTEQIDGLRDDILARRGLPAGVVGIGGGNVMDVAKALSLMLTNAGSSVQYQGLNLIKKPGIYHCGVPTISGTGAEVSMTAVLTGPVKKLGLKCDWTVFDQIVLDPDLIASVPTDQWFYTGMDTYIHSVEAITGTKKNTFAEAYSEKALDMCREVYLKRDRSDPKSDELLMVASYMGGLSLTYSEVGVCHALSYGLGKVLEMHHCFANCVAFNQLEDVYGDYVQEFKHMVKERGVHIPANLAKEWDEATLDAMAEVAYNLPHMWDHAFGPDWQQVLDRERIKGWYRRM encoded by the coding sequence ATGCAACTCTTCCGCAACTTCAAATCCGTCACCAAGACCTGCTACGGCCGCGGCAGCTTCGGCAAGCTGGGCGAAATCCTGGAGCCCCACCGCGGCGCGGGCAAAGGCTTCATGGTCTTCCTCGTCGACCACTATTTCGAGGGCAAGGCCGACCTCATTGCGCGTATCCCGAAGCAGGCGGAGGACGAGTTGATCTTCTGCAGCACGAAGAGAGAGCCCAGCACGGAGCAGATCGACGGCCTGCGGGACGACATCCTTGCACGTCGAGGGCTGCCTGCCGGTGTGGTCGGCATCGGCGGCGGCAATGTGATGGACGTGGCCAAGGCGCTCTCCCTCATGCTCACCAACGCGGGCAGCAGCGTGCAGTACCAGGGCCTCAACCTCATCAAGAAGCCCGGCATCTACCACTGCGGCGTGCCCACCATAAGCGGCACCGGCGCGGAGGTGAGCATGACGGCCGTCCTCACAGGCCCGGTGAAGAAGCTCGGCCTCAAGTGCGATTGGACCGTCTTCGACCAGATCGTGCTGGACCCGGACCTTATCGCCAGCGTGCCCACCGACCAGTGGTTCTACACCGGCATGGACACCTACATCCACAGCGTGGAGGCCATCACCGGCACCAAGAAGAACACCTTTGCCGAAGCCTACAGCGAGAAGGCACTCGACATGTGCCGCGAGGTGTACCTGAAGCGCGACCGCAGCGACCCCAAGAGCGACGAACTGCTGATGGTGGCCAGCTACATGGGGGGGCTCAGCCTCACCTACAGCGAGGTGGGCGTGTGCCACGCGCTGAGCTACGGTCTGGGCAAGGTGCTGGAGATGCACCACTGCTTCGCCAACTGCGTGGCCTTCAATCAGCTCGAGGACGTGTATGGCGATTATGTGCAGGAGTTCAAGCACATGGTGAAGGAGCGTGGCGTGCATATCCCGGCCAACCTGGCCAAGGAATGGGATGAGGCCACCCTCGATGCCATGGCCGAAGTGGCCTACAACCTGCCGCACATGTGGGACCACGCATTCGGTCCCGATTGGCAGCAGGTGTTGGACCGCGAGCGGATCAAGGGATGGTACAGGAGGATGTAA
- a CDS encoding iron ABC transporter permease — protein sequence MRARTTGILLLLGLMVPALLLLELAWGSTAVPFPEALADLVHGSRGGGISIVRDLRLPQALTAIIAGAGLAAGGLLMQTVFRNPLAGPSILGVSSGAGLGVALVMLAFPLWSPLRLPADLALLAAALAGALGTLMVVMAADRRVGHPATLLIVGLLLGYLCSALVSVLEAAGTATAVHGFVLWGMGSFAGVGMDRVPWLAVPVVVGLVLALAAIKPLNALLLGEAYAHTMGVDAVLVRRALLWCTGVMAGAITAFCGPIAFIGLVTPHLARALLRTSHHGLLLPATILLGASLAMACDLIARIGIAGTVLPLNAVTSLLGVPVVAWVLFAGKRWSSAA from the coding sequence ATGCGCGCACGCACCACCGGGATCCTGCTGCTGCTTGGCCTGATGGTGCCGGCCTTGCTGCTCCTGGAGCTCGCATGGGGCTCCACGGCGGTGCCTTTCCCGGAGGCGCTGGCGGATCTCGTCCACGGAAGCCGGGGCGGGGGTATCTCCATCGTGCGCGACCTTCGGTTGCCGCAGGCGCTCACCGCGATCATCGCCGGGGCTGGATTGGCCGCTGGCGGACTGCTCATGCAGACGGTATTCCGCAATCCGCTCGCCGGGCCGTCCATCCTGGGTGTGAGCTCGGGTGCCGGTCTTGGCGTGGCCTTGGTGATGCTCGCCTTCCCGCTCTGGTCGCCGCTCCGGCTGCCTGCGGATCTGGCATTGCTGGCGGCGGCCCTGGCCGGGGCGCTGGGAACGCTGATGGTGGTGATGGCCGCCGACCGCCGGGTCGGCCATCCGGCCACGCTGCTCATCGTGGGCCTGCTCCTCGGCTACCTGTGCAGCGCGCTCGTCAGCGTGCTGGAGGCGGCGGGCACTGCCACCGCCGTGCACGGGTTCGTGCTGTGGGGGATGGGATCCTTCGCGGGGGTGGGGATGGACCGGGTGCCTTGGCTCGCCGTGCCCGTGGTGGTGGGGCTGGTCCTTGCACTTGCCGCCATCAAACCGCTCAACGCGCTACTGCTGGGTGAGGCCTATGCGCACACCATGGGCGTTGATGCGGTGCTGGTACGGAGGGCGCTGCTGTGGTGCACAGGCGTCATGGCTGGTGCCATCACCGCGTTCTGCGGCCCAATAGCCTTCATCGGCCTGGTGACGCCGCATCTGGCCCGTGCGCTGCTCCGTACCAGCCACCATGGCCTCCTTCTGCCGGCCACGATCCTGCTCGGTGCATCCCTTGCCATGGCTTGCGACCTGATTGCACGCATCGGCATCGCGGGCACGGTGCTGCCGCTGAATGCCGTCACCTCGCTCTTGGGCGTTCCGGTGGTGGCTTGGGTGCTCTTCGCCGGCAAACGATGGTCCAGCGCGGCATGA
- a CDS encoding ABC transporter ATP-binding protein produces MTSLLSIDRLTIGHRGHALLSDATCALEAGQMAALIGLNGSGKSTLLRALAGLHPLMQGRVLLEGKDLGGHARRDRAQRLSFVLSGRPRIGLMDVRALVAMGRQPWTGAFGGLGASDQRQVEEALERTGLKPLADRQFDSLSDGEAQKAMIARAIAQDTPVILLDEPTAHLDVLNRVEVLRLLRGIARDQQRCVLLSTHDLSTALDLCDRVLLLHQGALWCGSPHEARSSGRLAAAFQQEGLLFDPVAGILRPME; encoded by the coding sequence ATGACTTCCTTGTTGAGCATCGATCGGCTGACCATCGGGCATCGGGGCCATGCCTTGCTCTCCGATGCGACCTGCGCCCTCGAGGCCGGCCAGATGGCCGCGCTCATCGGGTTGAACGGGTCGGGGAAATCCACCCTGCTGCGGGCGCTGGCCGGGCTGCATCCGCTCATGCAGGGCCGGGTGCTGCTGGAGGGCAAGGACCTGGGGGGCCATGCGCGCCGCGACCGGGCGCAGCGGCTCAGCTTCGTCCTCTCGGGCAGGCCGCGCATCGGCCTAATGGATGTCCGTGCGTTGGTGGCCATGGGCCGCCAACCGTGGACCGGTGCCTTCGGTGGATTGGGCGCATCGGATCAGCGGCAGGTGGAGGAAGCGCTGGAACGGACGGGCTTAAAGCCGCTCGCCGACCGCCAGTTCGACTCCCTCAGCGATGGCGAGGCCCAGAAGGCGATGATCGCCCGTGCCATCGCGCAGGACACGCCGGTGATCCTCCTCGATGAGCCCACCGCCCACCTCGATGTGCTCAATCGGGTGGAGGTGCTACGCCTGCTGCGCGGTATCGCAAGGGACCAGCAACGGTGCGTGCTGCTATCCACGCACGACCTCTCCACGGCCCTTGACCTCTGCGACCGGGTGCTCCTGCTGCATCAAGGCGCATTGTGGTGCGGCAGCCCGCATGAGGCGCGCTCCAGCGGCCGCTTGGCCGCCGCATTCCAGCAGGAGGGCCTGCTCTTCGATCCCGTGGCGGGAATCCTTCGCCCCATGGAATGA
- the mscL gene encoding large-conductance mechanosensitive channel protein MscL, whose protein sequence is MMKEFKEFAMKGNLVDMAVAFVMGAAFGKVTSAFIDGMVMPLVGQLTGGVDFNDKKLVLTKAAAEVKDASGAVIQPAVTEVAVKWGTFITMTIEFLVIAFVMFMVIKAINRMKKAEPAPPPPGPTNEEKLLMEIRDALRK, encoded by the coding sequence ATGATGAAGGAGTTCAAGGAGTTCGCTATGAAGGGCAACCTCGTCGACATGGCGGTTGCCTTCGTCATGGGGGCCGCTTTCGGTAAGGTGACCAGTGCTTTCATCGACGGGATGGTGATGCCGCTCGTCGGACAGCTCACCGGCGGGGTGGACTTCAACGACAAGAAGCTCGTGCTCACCAAAGCAGCAGCCGAGGTGAAGGATGCATCGGGTGCCGTGATCCAACCCGCCGTGACCGAGGTGGCCGTGAAGTGGGGCACCTTCATCACCATGACGATCGAATTCCTGGTCATCGCCTTCGTCATGTTCATGGTCATCAAGGCCATCAATCGAATGAAGAAGGCCGAGCCTGCTCCGCCCCCCCCCGGCCCCACCAACGAGGAGAAGCTCCTCATGGAGATCCGGGATGCGCTGAGGAAATAG
- a CDS encoding DUF6265 family protein, with amino-acid sequence MKHALLLGAAGLILSCGAPTASPDTDAATGPAPADRRVNRFGELMPKLMGDWIDAESEPGAVIHERWKPTGNGTYSGIGFVMADKDTVFIEHLWVASDSMGAIAYNVRVPSQDAGAPVAFSLTECAGDSMVFENPMHDFPRRIAYALQHDGTWYATVSGPGKDGSPRTLSYRFKPAP; translated from the coding sequence ATGAAGCACGCCCTCCTCCTCGGCGCCGCAGGCCTGATCCTGAGCTGCGGGGCGCCTACGGCCTCACCGGACACGGATGCCGCGACCGGCCCCGCACCGGCGGATCGCCGGGTGAACCGATTCGGCGAACTCATGCCCAAGCTGATGGGCGATTGGATCGACGCCGAGAGCGAGCCCGGCGCTGTCATTCATGAGCGCTGGAAGCCGACGGGCAACGGAACCTACTCCGGCATCGGCTTCGTGATGGCCGACAAGGACACGGTGTTCATCGAGCACCTGTGGGTCGCATCAGACAGCATGGGGGCCATCGCCTACAACGTACGCGTGCCATCGCAGGATGCCGGTGCACCGGTAGCCTTCTCCCTGACGGAGTGCGCGGGTGACAGCATGGTATTCGAGAACCCGATGCACGATTTCCCCCGGCGCATCGCCTACGCGCTGCAGCACGATGGCACTTGGTACGCCACAGTGTCCGGTCCCGGAAAGGACGGTTCGCCCCGCACGCTGAGCTACCGTTTCAAGCCGGCGCCCTGA
- a CDS encoding acyl-CoA thioesterase: MSTPSPYAVSLPVDVAWGEQDAFGHVNNTVYFRYFESARMHYLQRIGVLRSHDEHGVGVILASTTCDFRRPVQWPQRLTVRTGCTAIGRTSFTMTYEITDEQGAVVATGTSVQVMYDYRAAAKTAVPVAVREAIAVLQGPSFAG; this comes from the coding sequence GTGAGCACCCCCTCCCCCTATGCCGTCAGCTTGCCGGTGGACGTGGCCTGGGGCGAGCAGGATGCCTTCGGCCATGTGAACAATACGGTGTACTTCCGCTACTTCGAGAGCGCACGCATGCACTACCTCCAGCGCATCGGCGTGCTCCGGTCGCATGACGAGCACGGCGTCGGCGTCATCCTGGCCAGTACCACCTGCGACTTCAGGCGCCCTGTGCAATGGCCACAGCGGCTCACCGTAAGGACCGGCTGCACCGCCATCGGGCGCACGAGCTTCACCATGACGTACGAGATCACCGACGAGCAAGGCGCGGTGGTGGCCACCGGCACCAGCGTGCAGGTCATGTACGACTACCGCGCGGCAGCGAAGACCGCAGTTCCCGTGGCGGTCCGCGAGGCCATCGCTGTGCTTCAGGGACCTAGCTTCGCAGGATGA
- a CDS encoding DUF349 domain-containing protein, with protein MATKAELLARLQELASQEDVETAAEAVEVTKEAYEALVAAQQQSEPQPESGASEGESAPEGPVAIESAPLLDEEDKRFKQLLDAFNQRVNDLRRKKAKEEADNLAAKQAVMEELKALIASEENIGSAFNRFKDLQEKWKAIGNVPGQAYRDLQRDYSHLLDEFFYHIRIYKELRDHDLRKNTALKQALVADVQSLAQKDGVKELEHHIRDYQEKWQQIGPVVKEEWEAIRDGFWNATRVVYDKINEHYRARRAEHEANLLAKQALVEKVAALTGELKAQSAKEWKELTDQVIELQNAWKSIGFATKKENERVWKEFRDQCNAFFQAKRDWFDQLKDQYKAARDRKNALLNEAIALKDSTEWRKTADRLKALQQQWKEAGSAGPRDENKLWTRFREACDAFFQNRKAVFEKQDAEQAVNVQAKEALIAEVEAYQHTGERSKDMEALRAFSARWMSTGRVSPKVFDALNERYRAALDKHYGQLKVEADERQRMRFQDHLEELKSGPDGKHGIERESRFIKRKIEELEGEMRQMERNMGMFNFKSASGEEMKREMQKKIDKLGRDVERLKGQHRELLKELR; from the coding sequence ATGGCCACGAAAGCAGAGCTGCTCGCCCGGCTCCAGGAACTCGCCTCACAGGAGGATGTCGAAACCGCCGCCGAGGCGGTGGAAGTGACAAAGGAGGCCTACGAGGCCCTGGTAGCCGCCCAGCAGCAGTCGGAGCCGCAGCCCGAAAGCGGTGCGTCGGAGGGTGAAAGCGCTCCGGAAGGACCGGTCGCCATCGAATCCGCGCCCCTGCTCGATGAGGAGGACAAACGGTTCAAGCAACTGCTGGACGCCTTCAATCAGCGGGTGAACGACCTGCGGCGCAAGAAGGCCAAGGAAGAAGCGGACAACCTGGCGGCCAAGCAGGCGGTGATGGAGGAGCTCAAGGCCCTCATCGCCAGCGAGGAGAACATCGGGTCGGCGTTCAACCGGTTCAAGGACCTGCAGGAGAAATGGAAGGCCATCGGCAATGTGCCCGGCCAAGCCTACCGCGACCTCCAGCGGGACTACAGCCACCTGCTCGACGAGTTCTTCTATCACATCCGCATCTACAAGGAGCTGCGCGATCACGACCTGCGCAAGAACACCGCGCTCAAGCAGGCCCTGGTGGCCGATGTGCAGTCCTTGGCCCAGAAGGACGGCGTGAAGGAGCTGGAGCATCATATCCGCGACTACCAGGAGAAGTGGCAGCAGATCGGCCCTGTGGTGAAGGAGGAATGGGAAGCCATCCGTGACGGGTTCTGGAACGCCACGCGCGTGGTGTACGACAAGATCAACGAGCATTACCGCGCCCGCCGCGCCGAGCATGAGGCGAACCTGCTGGCCAAGCAGGCCCTGGTGGAGAAGGTGGCGGCGCTCACCGGCGAACTGAAGGCGCAGAGCGCCAAGGAGTGGAAGGAACTCACCGACCAGGTGATCGAGCTGCAGAACGCCTGGAAGTCCATCGGATTCGCCACCAAGAAGGAGAACGAGCGCGTGTGGAAGGAGTTCCGCGACCAGTGCAACGCCTTCTTCCAGGCCAAGCGGGACTGGTTCGACCAGCTCAAGGACCAGTACAAGGCCGCCCGCGACAGGAAGAACGCCCTGCTCAACGAGGCCATCGCGCTCAAGGACAGCACCGAATGGAGGAAGACCGCCGACCGGCTCAAGGCGCTTCAGCAGCAGTGGAAGGAAGCCGGCAGCGCCGGTCCGCGAGACGAGAACAAGCTATGGACCCGCTTCCGCGAGGCCTGCGACGCCTTCTTCCAGAACCGGAAGGCGGTCTTCGAGAAGCAGGATGCCGAGCAGGCCGTGAACGTGCAGGCCAAGGAAGCGCTGATCGCCGAGGTCGAGGCCTATCAGCACACCGGGGAGCGCAGCAAGGACATGGAGGCCCTAAGGGCCTTCAGCGCACGCTGGATGAGCACCGGGCGCGTATCCCCCAAGGTCTTCGATGCGCTCAACGAGCGGTACCGTGCGGCGCTCGACAAGCATTACGGCCAGCTGAAGGTGGAGGCCGATGAGCGCCAGCGCATGCGCTTCCAGGACCACCTGGAGGAGCTGAAGAGCGGTCCCGACGGGAAGCATGGCATCGAACGGGAGAGCCGCTTCATCAAGCGGAAGATCGAGGAGCTCGAGGGCGAGATGCGCCAGATGGAGAGGAACATGGGCATGTTCAACTTCAAGAGCGCCAGCGGCGAGGAGATGAAGCGCGAGATGCAGAAGAAGATCGATAAGCTGGGCCGCGATGTGGAGCGCCTCAAGGGCCAGCACCGCGAATTGCTGAAGGAGCTGCGGTGA